Sequence from the Nitrospirota bacterium genome:
GGCCAGGCCGGGCAAAAGGTGATCGAAGTCGACGCCCTGGGCCATGAAAAACGGACCGTGTCGGTGGAGAAGCCGGCGGCCGGGGACGATCTGTATCTGAGCATCGATCTGCGCTTGCAGCGGCTGGCCGAAGAGTTACTGGGAGACGAAGCCGGCGCCATTGTGGCCTTGGATCCTACCAATGGGGAGGTGCTCGCGTTGGCGAGCCGTCCGTCATTCGATCCGAACGTGCTCTCGCGCGAGTTGACCGCGAAGCAATGGGACGCGATCGTTCAGAACGATTCCCATCCGCTGACGAACCGCGCGACCCAGGGGCAGTATCCGCCGGGGTCCACCTTCAAGATCGTGATGGCCACGGCCGCGTTGGAATCGCACACGATCACGCCGTCCACGAAAATTCGTTGCGTAGGCGGTTTTCCATTCGGGCGGCGGGTGTACAAGGACTGGAAGGCGGGCGGCCATGGGTTCATGGATGTCACCCAGGCCTTGGTGGAGTCCTGCGACGTATTTTTTTACACGGTGGGCCAACGGATGGGCATCGACATGATCGCCGACTTCGCGGATCAGTTCGGCCTGGGACAGGAAACCGGCGTCGAGTTGCCCTCCGAGCGGACCGGCATCGTGCCTTCCACGGCCTGGAAGGCAAAAGCAAAGGGCCAGCCCTGGCTGCCCGGCGAGACGATTTCAGCCGCGATCGGGCAGGGATATGTGACCGTGACGCCGATGCAGATGGCGCACCTGATGGCCACGGTGGCGAACGACGGGGTGTCCTTCCGCCCTCGGATCGTGCGGGCGGTCATGGAGCGGGCGAGCGGCTTGGTGCACGAGGTCCCGACGGTCCCGCATGGAAAACTGGCGGTGGCGCCGGAGACGTTGGCCTTGATCAAAGAGGCCTTGGCCGGTGTGGTGACCAGAGGGACGGCCGCACGCGCGCGATCAACACTCGTCAGCATTGCGGGCAAAACGGGGACCGCCCAGACGGCGGCGCTGCGGACCGGGCCCGAACGGGACATACCCAAAAGGCTTCGGGACCATGCCTGGTTCGTGTCGTACGCTCCCGTTGATGCCCCGCGCATTGCCGTCGCGGTGCTGGTGGAGCACATGGGGCATGGCGGGTCGGCCGCCGCACCCCTGGCCAAGCAGATCATTGAAGCGTTTGTGCGGTACGAACGAGCGGAGCCCAAGCTTGCCGGACGGCCCGATGCAGAAAGGCCCGAAGGCTTGGAGTTGGCCATGCAGGAGGCCCGATGATCGACCGCGTGATGGACAGCCGTGAGCTGGACAGTTTTGACTGGCAGTTCCTGGCGGTCACGGCCGCCATTCTCTCGCTGGGCGTGCTCTCCATCTACAGCGTGACGCATGCCCAAGCGGGAGCGGGCCTGCCGCTCTACGTCAAACAGGTGCTCTGGATTCTCGTCGGATGCGCCGCCTTTCTGGCCATGCTCGTGGTCGATTACCACAAGATCGCCCGTTGGTCCTACGTCCTTTACGGCCTCATCCTGATTCTGCTCCTGGTGGTGCTGGCGGCCGGCAAGACGAGCCGCGGGGCGCAACGGTGGATTCCGATGGGCCCGTTTGCCTTTCAACCGTCCGAGTTTGCGAAGCTGGTGCTGATCTTGGTGCTGGCCACGTACTACGCCCATGCGCCGCGGGAGGGATGGATCCAGCGCGTCGTTCTGCCGGGGTTGTTGATGATGCCCGGACTCCTGCTGATTCTGAAGCAGCCGGACCTGGGGAGCGGGTTGAGCTTCCTGGCGATCTATGCGGCGCTGTTGCTGGTGGTGGGGATGCGGTCCAAAGCCATGGGCATCCTGCTGCTGTTTGCGGTGATGCTGTTCCCCTTTGCCTGGGAATTGTTGTGGGGCGCCCTGCACGATTACCAGCGCGAACGGATCATGACCTTCCTGGACCCGGCCTACGACACCGGCGGCAAGGGCTACCACGCCCTGCAGTCGCGTATCGCCATCGGCTCCGGCGAACTCCTGGGCAAGGGGTTGCATGGAGGGACTCAGAGCCAGCTCAAGTTCCTGCCGGAAGGGCATACGGACTTTGTGTTTGCGGTGTTCGCGGAGGAGTGGGGGTTTCTGGGCACGCTGCTCGTGCTGGCCCTCTTCCTCGGACTCCTCATGTTGTCGCTGGAAATCGCCTTGAAGGCGAAAGACGTTCTGGGGGCTCTCTTGGCGGCCGGCATCGTCGGGATGCTCGGGTTCTGTTTGATGGTGAACATCGGGATGACCGCCGGCCTCCTGCCGATCGTCGGAATTCCCTTGCCCCTGATGAGTTATGGCGGCAGCGCGGTCGTCACGACGATGGCTGCTCTGGGGTTGCTGCTGAATATCAAGCGACGGCGTCTGACGCTATTTTATTGACGCCGAAGAACATGGTCGTCAGCCCTTGTGGCCAAGGCCTGACGAACGACGCATCATAGAGCAAGCGACCGGGCGTGGAATCCGTGCGCCGGCGCGTGCGGGCTCTCAGGCCGGCCGCTTGCCCAGGAATACGAAGGAGATGTTATGGCATTGGAAATTGCAATCAGTATGACCCGGGAGGAGACACGAGCGGCCGTCCTGGACAATCGCGTCGTGACGGAACTGTATGTCGACCGGGCCAAGCACAAGGATTTTGTCGGCAACATTTACAAGGGCAAGGTGGTCAAGGTCTTGCCGGGCATGCAGGC
This genomic interval carries:
- the rodA gene encoding rod shape-determining protein RodA: MIDRVMDSRELDSFDWQFLAVTAAILSLGVLSIYSVTHAQAGAGLPLYVKQVLWILVGCAAFLAMLVVDYHKIARWSYVLYGLILILLLVVLAAGKTSRGAQRWIPMGPFAFQPSEFAKLVLILVLATYYAHAPREGWIQRVVLPGLLMMPGLLLILKQPDLGSGLSFLAIYAALLLVVGMRSKAMGILLLFAVMLFPFAWELLWGALHDYQRERIMTFLDPAYDTGGKGYHALQSRIAIGSGELLGKGLHGGTQSQLKFLPEGHTDFVFAVFAEEWGFLGTLLVLALFLGLLMLSLEIALKAKDVLGALLAAGIVGMLGFCLMVNIGMTAGLLPIVGIPLPLMSYGGSAVVTTMAALGLLLNIKRRRLTLFY
- the mrdA gene encoding penicillin-binding protein 2; translation: MPQFGTQQEELREIQRRLTILKIALLAIVGLLALRLWDLQVRDGAYYRDLSENNRTRAVILEPARGLIYDRHGVLLANNVPSFGLYVTLEDVKDRKALVEGLVGLIGVDEAALRKKLSERGSKLLPRKLKDGLSLREAALIESHRLDLPGVMIQADSQRNYPSGPILAHVLGYVGQVSAEQLEKSESQELHQGSMVGQYGVEKAYDRFLRGQAGQKVIEVDALGHEKRTVSVEKPAAGDDLYLSIDLRLQRLAEELLGDEAGAIVALDPTNGEVLALASRPSFDPNVLSRELTAKQWDAIVQNDSHPLTNRATQGQYPPGSTFKIVMATAALESHTITPSTKIRCVGGFPFGRRVYKDWKAGGHGFMDVTQALVESCDVFFYTVGQRMGIDMIADFADQFGLGQETGVELPSERTGIVPSTAWKAKAKGQPWLPGETISAAIGQGYVTVTPMQMAHLMATVANDGVSFRPRIVRAVMERASGLVHEVPTVPHGKLAVAPETLALIKEALAGVVTRGTAARARSTLVSIAGKTGTAQTAALRTGPERDIPKRLRDHAWFVSYAPVDAPRIAVAVLVEHMGHGGSAAAPLAKQIIEAFVRYERAEPKLAGRPDAERPEGLELAMQEAR